In Pseudomonas nunensis, a single window of DNA contains:
- the nadC gene encoding carboxylating nicotinate-nucleotide diphosphorylase, with the protein MPNLRLADLTAEIEANVRRALLEDIGSGDITAQLIPAERLAKATIITRDAAVIAGTSWVDAVFRQLDPRVAVHWQVRDGERVQPNQPLFHLEGPARSLLTGERCALNFLQLLSGVATRAQFLADFVAETQVKLLDTRKTLPGLRLAQKYAVTCGGCHNHRIGLYDAFLIKENHIAACGGIPEAIKAAHKIAPGKPVEIEVESLDELKEALEAGADIIMLDELSLDDMREAVRLNGGKAKLEASGGINESTLLPIAETGVDYISIGAMTKDVKAVDLSMRLSL; encoded by the coding sequence ATGCCGAATCTACGTCTCGCCGATTTGACCGCCGAAATCGAAGCCAACGTGCGCCGTGCGTTGCTCGAAGACATAGGCAGCGGCGACATCACCGCGCAACTGATCCCGGCCGAACGCCTGGCCAAAGCCACCATCATCACCCGCGACGCAGCCGTCATTGCCGGCACCTCTTGGGTCGATGCCGTTTTCCGGCAACTGGACCCGCGCGTGGCGGTGCACTGGCAGGTGCGCGATGGCGAACGGGTGCAACCCAATCAGCCGCTGTTTCACCTCGAAGGCCCGGCGCGCTCGCTGCTGACGGGCGAGCGTTGCGCGCTGAATTTCCTGCAACTGCTGTCTGGCGTGGCGACTCGCGCGCAGTTTCTGGCGGATTTCGTCGCCGAGACTCAAGTGAAGCTGCTGGACACGCGCAAAACCCTGCCAGGGCTGCGTCTGGCGCAAAAGTACGCCGTGACCTGCGGCGGCTGCCATAACCACCGCATCGGTCTGTATGACGCCTTCCTGATCAAGGAAAACCATATCGCTGCCTGCGGTGGCATCCCTGAAGCGATTAAAGCCGCGCACAAGATTGCCCCGGGCAAGCCGGTGGAGATCGAAGTGGAAAGCCTGGATGAGCTGAAGGAGGCCCTTGAGGCTGGCGCCGACATCATCATGCTCGACGAACTGAGCCTGGATGACATGCGCGAGGCGGTGCGCCTGAACGGCGGCAAGGCGAAACTGGAGGCCAGCGGCGGGATCAACGAAAGCACCTTGCTGCCGATCGCCGAAACCGGGGTGGATTACATCTCTATCGGTGCGATGACCAAGGATGTGAAGGCTGTGGACCTGTCGATGCGACTCAGCCTCTGA